One region of Pseudomonas sp. B21-040 genomic DNA includes:
- the purE gene encoding 5-(carboxyamino)imidazole ribonucleotide mutase, translated as MSALVGVIMGSKSDWSTLSHTADMLEKLGIPYEVKVVSAHRTPDLLFQYAEEAEARGIEVIIAGAGGAAHLPGMCAAKTHLPVLGVPVQSAMLSGVDSLLSIVQMPAGIPVATLAIGKAGAINAALLSASILGAKHPQFHDVLKTFRAEQTDSVLDNPDPRIA; from the coding sequence ATGAGTGCACTGGTTGGCGTGATCATGGGCTCCAAGTCCGATTGGTCCACCCTTAGCCACACCGCCGATATGCTGGAAAAGCTCGGCATCCCTTACGAGGTGAAAGTGGTCTCTGCCCACCGCACCCCGGACCTGCTGTTCCAGTACGCCGAAGAGGCCGAGGCCCGTGGCATTGAGGTGATTATCGCCGGTGCCGGTGGCGCGGCCCACTTGCCAGGCATGTGTGCGGCCAAGACCCACCTGCCGGTGCTGGGCGTGCCGGTGCAGTCGGCGATGCTTTCGGGTGTCGATTCGCTGCTCTCCATCGTGCAGATGCCAGCGGGTATCCCGGTGGCGACCCTGGCCATCGGCAAAGCTGGCGCGATCAACGCCGCGCTGCTGTCGGCGAGCATCCTGGGCGCCAAGCACCCGCAGTTCCACGACGTGCTGAAAACGTTCCGTGCTGAACAGACAGACAGCGTCCTGGACAATCCAGACCCACGCATCGCCTGA
- a CDS encoding GlsB/YeaQ/YmgE family stress response membrane protein — MGIIGTIFIGLIVGLLARFLKPGDDSMGWIMTILLGIGGSLAATYGGQALGIYQAGQGAGFIGALVGAVVLLVIYGLIKKN; from the coding sequence ATGGGAATTATCGGAACCATCTTTATCGGCTTGATTGTCGGCCTGCTGGCTCGGTTCCTGAAACCGGGCGATGACAGCATGGGCTGGATCATGACCATCCTGCTCGGTATCGGCGGTTCACTGGCGGCCACTTACGGCGGCCAGGCTCTGGGCATCTATCAGGCCGGCCAAGGCGCGGGCTTCATCGGTGCGCTGGTCGGCGCCGTGGTGTTGCTGGTGATCTACGGCCTGATCAAAAAGAACTGA
- a CDS encoding acyl-CoA thioesterase, producing MIELEQEDPIPQGDLALQITALPRETNGFGDIFGGWLVAQMDLAGTAMASKVAGGRVATVAIDRMAFLVPVAVGAQLSFYTQALEIGRSSIKMMVEVWSDDPLSSEWRKVTEAVFVFVAIDGSGRTRSVPPRAR from the coding sequence ATGATAGAGCTCGAACAAGAAGATCCAATCCCGCAAGGCGACCTGGCCCTGCAAATCACCGCGCTTCCTCGCGAAACCAACGGCTTCGGCGATATTTTCGGCGGCTGGCTGGTGGCGCAGATGGATTTGGCCGGCACCGCCATGGCCAGCAAGGTTGCTGGTGGACGCGTTGCCACCGTTGCGATTGATCGTATGGCGTTCCTGGTTCCAGTGGCGGTGGGCGCTCAGCTCTCCTTTTATACCCAGGCCCTGGAAATCGGCCGCAGCTCGATCAAGATGATGGTCGAAGTCTGGAGCGACGACCCGCTGTCCAGTGAGTGGCGTAAAGTGACTGAAGCGGTGTTCGTGTTCGTCGCCATCGACGGCAGCGGCCGCACTCGCTCGGTTCCGCCCCGCGCGCGTTAA
- a CDS encoding LysR substrate-binding domain-containing protein codes for MNLESKWLEDFSALAATRSFSQAAERRFVTQPAFSRRIRSLEAALGLQLVNRSRTPVELTAAGQLFLVTARTVVEQLGEVLRHLHHLEGGQGEVMQVAAAHSLALGFFPRWIAQLRNEGLNIATRLVATNVGDAVHALREGGCDLMLAFYDPDAALQMDPEIFPSLHLGHTEMLPVCAADADGKPLFDLEGEGSVPLLAYSTGAFLGRSVNMLLRQRALRFTTIYETAMADSLKSMALEGLGIAWVPQLSVRAELARGELVVCGGPQWHVPLEIRLYRCALVRKANVRLLWRKLEGGAAQGTTS; via the coding sequence ATGAACCTTGAAAGTAAATGGCTGGAGGACTTCAGCGCCCTGGCCGCCACCCGCAGCTTCTCCCAGGCTGCGGAAAGACGCTTCGTGACACAACCGGCGTTCAGCCGGCGAATTCGCAGCCTTGAAGCCGCGTTGGGACTGCAACTGGTCAATCGTTCGCGCACGCCCGTCGAGCTGACGGCAGCGGGGCAATTGTTTCTGGTGACCGCGCGGACTGTGGTCGAACAACTGGGCGAAGTGCTGCGTCATCTTCATCACCTGGAAGGTGGGCAGGGCGAGGTGATGCAGGTCGCCGCCGCTCACTCCCTGGCGCTGGGTTTCTTTCCGCGCTGGATCGCGCAATTGCGCAATGAGGGGCTGAATATCGCCACGCGATTGGTGGCGACCAACGTTGGCGACGCGGTGCACGCATTGCGTGAAGGTGGCTGCGATTTGATGCTGGCGTTCTATGACCCCGACGCTGCCTTGCAGATGGACCCGGAGATCTTTCCATCCCTGCACCTGGGTCACACTGAGATGCTCCCGGTGTGCGCGGCCGATGCGGACGGCAAACCGCTGTTCGACCTGGAAGGCGAGGGCAGTGTGCCGCTGTTGGCCTACAGCACCGGCGCCTTTCTCGGTCGCTCGGTCAACATGCTGCTACGCCAGCGGGCGCTGCGGTTTACCACGATCTACGAAACGGCCATGGCCGACAGCCTGAAAAGCATGGCGCTGGAAGGACTGGGCATTGCCTGGGTGCCGCAACTCAGCGTGCGCGCCGAACTGGCTCGGGGTGAGCTGGTGGTTTGTGGCGGCCCGCAATGGCATGTGCCGCTGGAGATTCGCCTGTACCGTTGCGCCTTGGTGCGCAAGGCCAACGTGCGATTGTTGTGGCGCAAGCTTGAAGGCGGCGCTGCCCAAGGGACAACCAGCTAA
- a CDS encoding sodium:alanine symporter family protein produces the protein MLEVINDFLSGKVLIVLIVGLGSYFTIRSRFVQLRHFFHMFAVFRDSLKSSAGQLSSFQALMLSLAGRVGAGNIAGVGIAVTLGGPGAVFWMWVTALVGMSSSFFECSLGQLYKRCDSDGTYRGGPSYYIQHGLQKRWLGMIMAFLLLVTFGFAFNGLQSHAVTHSLNNAFGFDTTYTGIALAVLLGLVFVGGIKRIAKVADLLVPVKTLVYIGVTIYVIVLQFDQVPGMLITIVKSAFGLDQAFGGLIGSAIVMGVKRGVFANEAGLGSAPNVAAVASVEHPVAQGVVQAFSVFLDTFVICTCTALLILLSGFYTPGFEGDGIALTQNSLAAVVGDWGRIFISVALSLFVFTSILYNYYLGESNLRFLIGENRKALIGYRALVLALIFWGAIENLGTVFAFADITMTMLAFVNLIALFLLFKVGMRILRDYDDQRAAGIKTPVFDSSKFADLDLDLKAWPANPPAPAPTATTEPQGVLAAQR, from the coding sequence ATGCTCGAAGTCATTAACGACTTCCTCTCAGGGAAAGTACTGATCGTGCTCATTGTCGGGCTCGGTAGCTACTTCACGATCCGCTCGCGTTTCGTTCAATTGCGTCACTTCTTCCACATGTTCGCGGTGTTCCGCGACAGCCTCAAAAGCAGCGCCGGGCAACTCAGCTCGTTCCAGGCCCTGATGCTCAGCCTCGCCGGCCGCGTCGGCGCAGGCAACATTGCCGGTGTCGGCATTGCCGTGACCCTGGGTGGCCCCGGTGCGGTGTTCTGGATGTGGGTGACCGCGCTGGTCGGCATGTCCAGCAGCTTCTTCGAATGTTCCCTCGGCCAGCTCTACAAGCGCTGCGACTCCGACGGCACCTACCGTGGCGGCCCGTCCTACTACATTCAGCATGGCCTGCAAAAACGCTGGTTGGGCATGATCATGGCGTTCCTGTTGCTGGTGACCTTCGGGTTTGCCTTCAACGGCCTGCAATCCCACGCCGTGACTCATTCGCTGAACAACGCATTCGGCTTCGACACCACTTACACCGGCATTGCGCTGGCCGTTTTGCTGGGGCTGGTGTTCGTCGGCGGGATCAAACGCATCGCCAAGGTCGCCGACTTGCTGGTACCGGTGAAAACCCTGGTCTACATCGGCGTGACTATCTATGTGATCGTGCTGCAATTCGATCAAGTACCCGGCATGTTGATCACCATTGTCAAAAGCGCTTTCGGTCTCGACCAGGCGTTTGGCGGCCTGATCGGCAGCGCCATCGTCATGGGCGTGAAGCGTGGCGTGTTCGCCAACGAAGCGGGCCTGGGCAGTGCGCCGAACGTGGCCGCCGTGGCCTCGGTCGAGCACCCGGTGGCACAAGGCGTGGTCCAGGCGTTCAGCGTGTTCCTCGACACCTTCGTGATCTGCACCTGCACCGCGTTGCTGATCCTGCTCTCGGGTTTCTACACCCCGGGCTTCGAAGGCGATGGCATTGCCCTGACCCAGAACTCGCTGGCCGCCGTCGTCGGTGACTGGGGCCGGATTTTCATCTCCGTGGCCTTGTCGTTGTTCGTGTTCACCTCGATCCTCTACAACTACTACCTGGGCGAGAGCAACCTGCGCTTTTTGATCGGTGAAAACCGCAAGGCACTGATTGGCTATCGTGCATTGGTGTTGGCGTTGATCTTCTGGGGCGCCATCGAAAACCTGGGCACGGTGTTCGCCTTCGCCGACATCACCATGACGATGCTCGCGTTCGTGAACCTGATCGCGTTGTTCCTGCTGTTCAAGGTCGGCATGCGCATCCTGCGTGACTATGACGACCAGCGTGCTGCCGGGATCAAGACGCCAGTGTTCGATTCGAGCAAATTCGCCGACCTGGACCTCGACCTGAAAGCCTGGCCAGCCAACCCGCCAGCGCCAGCGCCGACAGCAACAACCGAGCCGCAAGGCGTACTCGCAGCGCAACGCTGA
- a CDS encoding D-hexose-6-phosphate mutarotase — protein MNTPNVEAVKLDELNCWRIRHGQAELLVAQQGAHILSYQLAGQPPLIWLNDEAVFKTGKSIRAGVPVCWPWFGNLARNPQSVQAMRVSSEPPAAHGFVRAMDWELGGIETEGESLKVEFLLPYPEGGFAEWPHQVDLKLSIRLDEQLHINLTSHNQGTDTVTLSQALHSYFAVSDVRNVQVEGVDGLSYIETLEDWKTKEQHGDLRFTGETDRIYLDTPPLLSIVDPAWERRIELTSQNSRNAVIWNPWIERAAAFSDMADDGWQRMLCIETANVMDDVVTLAAGATHTLGVSIGSKPL, from the coding sequence ATGAACACGCCCAACGTTGAAGCCGTGAAACTGGATGAACTGAACTGCTGGCGTATCCGCCACGGCCAGGCCGAATTGCTGGTTGCCCAGCAAGGTGCGCACATCCTCAGTTATCAATTGGCCGGCCAACCGCCGCTGATCTGGCTCAACGACGAGGCTGTGTTCAAGACCGGCAAAAGCATCCGCGCCGGCGTGCCGGTGTGCTGGCCGTGGTTCGGTAACCTTGCACGCAACCCGCAGAGCGTCCAGGCGATGCGCGTCAGCAGCGAGCCGCCCGCGGCCCACGGATTTGTCCGGGCGATGGATTGGGAACTGGGCGGCATCGAAACCGAGGGCGAAAGCCTGAAGGTGGAATTCCTGCTGCCCTACCCTGAAGGTGGCTTTGCGGAGTGGCCTCACCAGGTGGACTTGAAGCTGAGCATTCGCCTGGATGAGCAACTGCACATCAACCTGACCAGCCATAACCAGGGCACTGACACCGTCACCCTCAGCCAGGCACTGCACAGCTATTTCGCGGTCAGCGATGTGCGCAACGTGCAGGTCGAAGGCGTGGATGGCCTGAGTTACATCGAAACGCTGGAAGACTGGAAAACCAAGGAACAGCACGGTGATCTGCGCTTTACCGGCGAGACCGATCGCATTTACCTCGACACCCCGCCACTGCTGAGTATCGTCGACCCGGCCTGGGAACGTCGCATCGAGCTGACCAGCCAAAACTCGCGCAACGCAGTGATCTGGAATCCTTGGATTGAACGCGCGGCAGCGTTCAGCGACATGGCCGACGATGGCTGGCAGCGCATGTTGTGCATCGAGACAGCGAATGTGATGGATGATGTGGTGACCTTGGCTGCGGGAGCCACTCACACACTGGGCGTGAGTATCGGCAGCAAACCACTTTAA
- a CDS encoding MFS transporter, which translates to MTTAPSSIAQPAQPARPLTRNDYKTLSLSALGGALEFYDFIIFVFFATVVGKLFFPADMPEWLRLMQTFGIFAAGYLARPLGGIVMAHFGDLLGRKKMFTLSIFMMAVPTLIMGLLPTYAQIGLWAPILLLLMRVIQGAAIGGEVPGAWVFVSEHVPQRHIGYACGTLTSGLTAGILLGSLVATAINSIYTPGEVADYAWRIPFLLGGVFGLFSVYLRRWLHETPVFAELQLRKALAEEVPLRAVLRDHRGAILISMLLTWLLSAGIIVVILMTPTVLQTVYHFAPTTALQANSVAIVFLSLGCVASGALADRFGAGRVFVFGSALLLMSSWTFYHSLFNHPDWLFPMYALTGLLVGTIGAVPYVMVKAFPAVVRFSGLSFSYNLAYAIFGGLTPMVVTLLLKESPMGPAYYVAIICGVGILVGAYLWKRGR; encoded by the coding sequence ATGACCACAGCGCCTTCGAGCATCGCGCAGCCAGCTCAACCCGCACGACCGTTGACCCGCAATGATTACAAGACTTTATCGCTGTCTGCCCTGGGCGGTGCGCTGGAGTTCTACGACTTCATCATCTTTGTGTTCTTCGCCACGGTGGTCGGCAAACTGTTCTTCCCCGCTGACATGCCCGAGTGGCTGCGTTTGATGCAGACCTTCGGCATTTTCGCCGCCGGCTACCTGGCGCGGCCGTTGGGCGGCATTGTCATGGCGCATTTCGGTGACCTGCTGGGGCGCAAGAAAATGTTCACCCTGAGCATTTTCATGATGGCGGTACCGACCCTGATCATGGGGCTGCTGCCGACTTATGCGCAGATTGGTCTGTGGGCACCGATCCTGTTGCTGCTGATGCGGGTCATTCAGGGCGCGGCGATTGGTGGTGAAGTGCCAGGCGCGTGGGTATTTGTTTCCGAACACGTACCGCAGCGCCATATCGGTTACGCCTGCGGCACCCTGACCAGCGGCCTGACGGCGGGCATTTTGCTGGGCTCCCTGGTCGCCACGGCCATCAACAGCATTTATACCCCGGGCGAAGTGGCCGATTACGCCTGGCGGATCCCGTTCCTGCTGGGCGGTGTGTTTGGCCTGTTCTCGGTGTACCTGCGCCGCTGGCTGCACGAGACCCCGGTATTCGCCGAGCTGCAATTGCGCAAGGCGCTCGCCGAAGAAGTGCCGCTGCGGGCAGTGTTGCGCGACCATCGCGGGGCGATCCTGATCTCCATGCTGCTGACCTGGCTGCTGTCCGCCGGCATCATCGTGGTCATCCTCATGACCCCGACCGTGCTGCAGACCGTCTACCACTTCGCGCCGACCACTGCATTGCAAGCCAATAGCGTGGCGATCGTGTTCCTGAGCCTTGGGTGTGTGGCGTCTGGCGCCTTGGCTGACCGCTTCGGCGCAGGCCGGGTGTTTGTGTTTGGCAGCGCCTTGCTGCTGATGAGTTCGTGGACCTTCTATCACAGCCTGTTCAATCATCCGGACTGGTTGTTCCCGATGTATGCCCTGACGGGTCTGCTGGTCGGCACCATCGGCGCGGTGCCGTATGTGATGGTCAAAGCCTTCCCGGCGGTGGTGCGCTTCAGCGGGCTGTCGTTCTCGTACAACCTGGCCTATGCCATCTTCGGCGGCCTGACGCCAATGGTGGTGACCCTGCTGCTGAAGGAAAGCCCGATGGGGCCGGCCTATTATGTGGCGATCATTTGCGGGGTCGGGATTCTGGTGGGTGCTTACCTCTGGAAAAGGGGGCGCTAA
- a CDS encoding 5-(carboxyamino)imidazole ribonucleotide synthase, which yields MKIGVIGGGQLGRMLALAGTPLGMNFAFLDPAPDACAAALGEHLRADYGDQDHLRQLADEVDLVTFEFESVPAETVAFLSQFVPVYPSAEALRIARDRWFEKSMFKDLGIPTPAFADIQSQADLDAAVASIGLPAVLKTRTLGYDGKGQKVLRKPEDVVGTFAELGSVACLLEGFVPFTGEVSLIAVRARDGETRFYPLVHNTHDSGILKLSVASTDHALQALAEDYSSRVLKQLDYVGVMAFEFFEVDGGLKANEIAPRVHNSGHWTTEGAECSQFENHLRAVAGLPLGSTAKIGESAMLNFIGVVPPVEKVIAIADCHLHHYGKAFKTGRKVGHANLRCADRETLAAQILKVEALIAE from the coding sequence ATGAAGATCGGTGTAATCGGTGGCGGCCAGTTGGGTCGCATGTTGGCGCTGGCGGGCACCCCGCTGGGTATGAATTTCGCTTTCCTGGACCCCGCGCCGGATGCTTGCGCAGCCGCGTTGGGCGAACACCTGCGAGCCGATTACGGCGACCAGGACCACCTGCGTCAGCTGGCCGATGAAGTCGATCTGGTGACCTTCGAGTTCGAAAGCGTCCCGGCTGAAACCGTGGCGTTCCTGTCGCAATTCGTCCCGGTCTACCCAAGCGCCGAAGCCCTGCGCATTGCGCGGGATCGCTGGTTCGAGAAGAGCATGTTCAAGGACCTGGGGATTCCAACCCCGGCGTTCGCCGACATTCAGTCGCAAGCCGACCTGGACGCCGCCGTGGCCTCCATCGGCCTGCCTGCCGTGCTGAAAACCCGCACCCTGGGTTACGACGGCAAGGGCCAGAAAGTCCTGCGCAAACCTGAAGACGTTGTCGGCACGTTCGCGGAACTTGGCAGCGTTGCTTGCCTGCTGGAAGGCTTCGTGCCGTTCACCGGCGAAGTCTCGCTGATCGCCGTGCGTGCCCGCGATGGTGAAACCAGGTTCTACCCGCTGGTTCACAACACCCACGACAGCGGCATCCTCAAACTGTCCGTGGCCAGCACCGACCACGCGCTGCAAGCCTTGGCTGAAGACTACTCCAGCCGCGTGCTCAAACAGTTGGATTATGTCGGCGTGATGGCGTTCGAATTCTTTGAAGTCGACGGTGGCCTCAAGGCCAACGAAATTGCCCCGCGCGTACACAACTCCGGGCACTGGACCACTGAAGGCGCCGAGTGCAGCCAGTTCGAAAACCATCTGCGGGCCGTTGCCGGCCTGCCGCTGGGTTCGACGGCCAAAATCGGTGAGAGCGCGATGCTCAACTTCATCGGCGTTGTACCACCGGTTGAGAAGGTGATCGCGATTGCCGATTGCCATCTGCACCACTACGGCAAGGCGTTCAAGACCGGTCGCAAGGTCGGTCACGCCAACCTGCGCTGTGCGGACCGCGAGACGCTGGCGGCACAGATCCTCAAGGTCGAAGCGCTCATCGCCGAATAG
- the aspA gene encoding aspartate ammonia-lyase, whose amino-acid sequence MSSAASFRTEKDLLGVLEVPAQAYYGIQTLRAVNNFRLSGVPISHYPKLVVGLAMVKQAAADANRELGHLSEAKHAAISEACARLIRGDFHEEFVVDMIQGGAGTSTNMNANEVIANIALEAMGHQKGEYQYLHPNNDVNMAQSTNDAYPTAIRLGLLLGHDALLASLDSLIQSFAAKGEEFSHVLKMGRTQLQDAVPMTLGQEFRAFATTLGEDLARLKTLAPELLTEVNLGGTAIGTGINADPRYQHLAVQRLALISGQPLVPAADLIEATSDMGAFVLFSGMLKRTAVKLSKICNDLRLLSSGPRTGINEINLPARQPGSSIMPGKVNPVIPEAVNQVAFQIIGNDLALTIAAEGGQLQLNVMEPLIAFKIFDSIRLLQRAMDMLREHCITGITANEERCRELVEHSIGLVTALNPYIGYENATRIARIALESGRGVLELVREEGLLDDAMLADILRPENMIAPRLVPLKA is encoded by the coding sequence ATGTCCTCCGCTGCATCTTTCCGCACAGAAAAAGACCTGCTTGGCGTACTCGAAGTACCTGCTCAAGCGTATTACGGCATCCAGACCCTGCGAGCGGTGAATAACTTCCGCCTTTCGGGCGTTCCGATTTCGCATTACCCGAAGCTGGTTGTCGGTCTGGCGATGGTCAAACAGGCCGCCGCTGACGCCAACCGCGAACTGGGTCACCTGAGCGAAGCCAAGCACGCTGCCATCAGCGAAGCCTGTGCACGTTTGATCCGCGGCGATTTCCACGAAGAGTTCGTGGTCGACATGATTCAAGGCGGCGCTGGCACTTCAACCAACATGAATGCCAACGAAGTCATCGCCAACATCGCGCTGGAGGCCATGGGTCACCAGAAGGGCGAATACCAATACCTGCACCCGAACAACGACGTGAACATGGCGCAGTCGACCAACGACGCCTACCCGACTGCGATCCGTCTGGGTCTGCTGCTGGGTCACGACGCTCTGCTGGCCAGCCTCGACAGCCTGATCCAGTCGTTCGCCGCCAAAGGTGAAGAATTCAGCCACGTCCTGAAGATGGGTCGTACCCAGCTGCAAGACGCTGTGCCGATGACCCTGGGCCAGGAATTCCGTGCCTTCGCCACGACCCTGGGCGAAGACCTGGCGCGTCTGAAAACGCTGGCGCCTGAACTGCTGACCGAAGTGAACCTGGGCGGTACTGCGATTGGTACCGGCATCAACGCCGACCCGCGTTACCAGCACTTGGCCGTTCAGCGCCTGGCACTGATCAGCGGTCAACCGCTGGTACCGGCCGCCGACCTGATCGAAGCCACGTCCGACATGGGCGCCTTCGTACTGTTCTCCGGCATGCTCAAGCGCACCGCGGTCAAACTGTCGAAGATCTGCAACGACCTGCGTCTGCTGTCCAGCGGCCCACGCACCGGCATCAACGAAATCAACCTGCCGGCGCGTCAGCCAGGCAGCTCGATCATGCCAGGCAAGGTCAACCCGGTTATCCCGGAAGCGGTCAACCAAGTGGCGTTCCAGATCATCGGCAACGACCTGGCCCTGACCATCGCGGCCGAAGGTGGCCAACTGCAACTGAACGTGATGGAGCCGCTGATCGCCTTCAAGATCTTCGACTCGATCCGTCTGCTGCAACGCGCCATGGACATGCTGCGCGAGCACTGCATCACCGGCATCACGGCCAACGAAGAACGTTGCCGCGAACTGGTCGAGCACTCGATCGGCCTGGTGACTGCGCTGAACCCGTACATCGGCTATGAAAACGCCACCCGTATCGCCCGTATCGCCCTCGAAAGCGGCCGTGGCGTACTGGAACTGGTGCGCGAAGAAGGCTTGCTCGACGACGCCATGCTCGCCGACATCCTGCGCCCGGAAAACATGATTGCTCCGCGTCTGGTTCCGCTTAAAGCCTGA
- a CDS encoding DUF3299 domain-containing protein, protein MRRLLLTLLFLGSGLAHAGELPETDWLELMPKSDQKALEAMPEIDHNSPEGDGTFTAKGGMKQSKGLPAVMYSTKTVPSMNDKNIRIGGYPVPLESDAKGRSTLFFLVPYPGACIHVPPPPPNQLVLVRYPKGLKLDDIYTPLWVTGTLKIETVNNDLADAAYALDAAKVRVVKESDL, encoded by the coding sequence ATGCGCCGTCTTCTGTTGACTCTCCTTTTTCTGGGCAGTGGTTTGGCCCATGCCGGCGAACTGCCGGAAACCGACTGGCTCGAACTGATGCCCAAGTCGGACCAGAAAGCCCTCGAGGCCATGCCCGAAATCGACCACAACTCCCCTGAAGGCGATGGCACGTTCACCGCCAAGGGTGGCATGAAACAGAGCAAAGGCTTGCCCGCGGTGATGTATTCGACCAAAACCGTGCCGTCGATGAATGACAAGAACATCCGTATCGGTGGTTACCCGGTGCCGCTGGAGTCCGATGCCAAGGGTCGCAGCACGCTGTTCTTCCTCGTGCCGTACCCGGGCGCGTGCATCCACGTGCCGCCACCGCCACCCAATCAGTTGGTGCTGGTGCGTTATCCGAAGGGGCTGAAGCTGGATGACATCTACACACCGCTGTGGGTCACCGGCACGCTGAAGATCGAGACGGTCAACAACGACCTGGCCGACGCGGCGTATGCGCTGGATGCGGCGAAAGTGCGGGTGGTCAAAGAGTCGGATTTGTAA
- a CDS encoding asparaginase: MNSSTYPAAQHVMVLYTGGTIGMQASAHGLAPASGFEARMREYLHSQPELVVPQWRFREMSPLIDSANMTPAYWQQLREAVVEAVDVLGCDSVLILHGTDTLAYSAAAMSFQLLGLHARVCFTGSMLPAGVTDSDAWENLSGALVALGHGLAPGVHLYFHGELLDPTRCAKVRSFGRHPFKRLARQGGGEKASSIPAPLTYNQPKQLAKVAVLPLFPGIGAEILDGLLDSGIQGLVLECYGSGTGPSDNPEFLASLERARDKGVVVVAVTQCHEGGVELDVYEAGSRLRGVGVLSGGGMTREAAFGKLHGLLGAGLDTAEVRRLVELDLCGELI, translated from the coding sequence ATGAATTCCTCGACCTACCCTGCCGCCCAACACGTCATGGTGCTCTACACCGGTGGCACCATCGGTATGCAAGCCAGCGCCCACGGCCTTGCCCCGGCGTCCGGTTTCGAAGCGCGGATGCGTGAATACCTGCACAGCCAGCCTGAGCTGGTGGTGCCGCAGTGGCGCTTTCGCGAGATGTCGCCGCTGATCGACAGCGCCAACATGACTCCCGCGTATTGGCAGCAGCTGCGCGAAGCCGTGGTGGAGGCAGTGGATGTGCTGGGCTGTGACAGCGTGCTGATCCTGCACGGCACCGACACCCTCGCGTACAGTGCGGCGGCCATGAGTTTTCAGCTGCTCGGCCTGCATGCCCGCGTGTGCTTTACCGGCTCGATGCTGCCAGCCGGTGTGACCGACAGCGATGCCTGGGAAAACCTCAGCGGTGCGCTGGTTGCCCTCGGTCATGGCCTGGCACCGGGCGTTCATCTGTACTTCCATGGCGAACTGCTGGACCCGACCCGATGCGCGAAGGTGCGCAGTTTCGGGCGTCATCCGTTCAAGCGGCTGGCGCGTCAGGGTGGCGGTGAGAAGGCTTCTTCCATACCGGCGCCGCTGACCTACAACCAACCCAAGCAATTGGCGAAAGTCGCTGTGCTGCCGCTGTTCCCCGGCATCGGCGCCGAGATACTGGACGGCCTGCTCGACAGCGGCATTCAAGGCCTGGTGCTGGAGTGCTACGGCAGCGGCACCGGGCCGAGCGACAATCCAGAGTTCCTCGCCAGCCTGGAACGGGCGCGGGACAAGGGTGTTGTGGTTGTAGCCGTCACCCAATGCCATGAAGGTGGCGTCGAGCTGGATGTTTACGAGGCTGGCAGTCGGTTGCGTGGTGTGGGTGTGCTTTCAGGTGGCGGCATGACCCGTGAAGCGGCGTTCGGCAAGTTGCATGGCTTACTGGGTGCCGGGCTCGACACCGCTGAAGTGCGGCGCCTGGTAGAACTCGACCTCTGCGGCGAACTCATCTGA